The Heteronotia binoei isolate CCM8104 ecotype False Entrance Well chromosome 6, APGP_CSIRO_Hbin_v1, whole genome shotgun sequence genomic sequence aattccacattttaattactctttgCATAAATAATAGTTAATAGCTAAAGGGGGAAAGATTTTCCAAGCCAAGAAATTTATCCTCTCTTATGAAATTCATGTGTGTTTATCTCTGtggtgggcccattcattatttGAATAAGTCCTACATTTGAACATTGAATGCAAAAATGCTTGGGGAAATTGAGCTGACTGTCATAATAATTATATGCTATTTTTGTGGCTATCACAGCTAGCAGAGATACAATCGTCTACAAGGGATGGTCATAGTCTCAAAATGACTTCTAAGCAAACAAGCAAATATTGTTTTCTTTCCAAATAGAGTTCATACATGGGAAATGAAGCTTGATCTTGTCCTCTTGGACTGTACTTGGCCTTTTTTGGTCCCTGTTCCAAAAACATTTAGTAGCACTCACCTGCTGCAGGTGAATTCTTCATATATTTGGCCAAGAAATGTAGGCATGCTGGTTTGTCTCATGGTACTTTCCAAAATGCACTGAGGCTAAAGTTTCTCTTGGCACTCTAAATATAGTATACACTGATAGGCCTAATTTAGGCCTGTCAGCTTGCCCTTCCTGTCTATAAAAATTGATATTTGTGCTCCCCAATAAAAGATGAAAGAAGTTGAAAAGCAGCTGATTCAAGCATTTCTCAACCATTGGCACACCCTTCTTTTAAGAAGCAACTCTGTTTTATACCATGGTTACACCCTTCATTAATGTTAGGCCCCTTGCTGTTGTGCAGTGTGTCCTGCCAGCACATATTTACATGCTATTTTAAGTAATCATTTGGTGCTTTACAAATAGTCAAAAATAgttgagagagggagaggaaaaaaaTTGTGTAGAACTTTATTTCCAAGTCATGTgtcttaatagggttgccagtccccaggtggggaaaagggataccctggtttggacgccctccccccaattccgggtcatcagaaagcggagggggagggaaatgtctgttgagacagattcccatagggtataatggagaattgatccgtaggtttctggggctccggggggggggtgtttttgaggtagatgcaccaaaatttcagcatagaatccagtgcctcttcctaaaatactctccaagtttcaaaaggattggaccagggggtccaattctgtgatccCTAAAAGAAGATgttcctattcttcattatttccaatggagggaagtcatttataaaggcatgtggtccctttaaatgtgattgccagaactccctttggtattgaattatgtttgtcacaaccttgctcctggctctacccccaatgtctcctggcttcacccacaaagtcccctgatatttcttgaattggacttggcaaccctactatttaAGCGCTGGTATGAGGAGTAATTTGATTTGCTGGGATATCAGAGAAGGTGGAGTTTCTCTGCACTATTTGTTCTATTTCAGCTCCCCTCCCCAGCTGTTATTGGGCTCCATGGTATGGAACTGACTGCAGGACAAAACCTGGTTTTATGGTACCTAGATGTTTCCCCTTTGATGCAAATATCAATTTGTTTGTTTTGAGTATGGGGAAATGCATAGGTCCCCTTTCCTTCTCCAGTGCTCTGGGTCAGTCTGAATTGCCCTTCCTGACAATTACTGTTAGACTTTTTACAAAAATGTATAGGAGTTTCTAATTATGGGCTTTGCCCGTCGTATCTAGTTTGGCTCTGAGTCTGCCTGATCTTGTTCACCCTCATGTGAAATAGACGGATGCCACCTAGAGAATTCCAAGATGATTTTTTGAGTTGCTTTACTGTACTGACTAATAGAACAAAatgggagtcaagttgcacctaagaccaacttagttttattcagaacataagctttcgtgtactctctaagcacacttcatcagacgaggaatccggtacagtgagcaaagccacgcgtaactggtagtcagtggcttagaatgcaaaCTGACTACCAActacgtgtggctttgctcactgtaccggattccttgtctgatgaagtgtgcttagagagtacataaaagcttacgttctgaataaaactaggttggtgttaaaggtgctacttgactcctgttttgttctactacttcagaccaacacaactgacTACTTGAATCTATGTACTGACTACGAAGATTTTAACTTTGAGTGATTATTCACACACAACAGATGGGGAAGAAATGAGCTTTTTATGTTTGGTACTATGCAGCCAACCAGGAACATTACAAATAACTCTTGCTTGTGTATTTCTAAATCCCTGCAGTGCTTGCTATGTTTAAGCAGAATACATAGTTCTATACATCTCTTGCAAGGAATGATTTTGACTAGGCTGGTAATTGGGTAAGATCACCTCAGCTTTGTTGTGGGTGTGAAGACGTCTAAAGGATGTTCCCATGATGGAGCTCAGACAGGTTTCATAATCCCTACCTGAAGCAATCTTACTGTTGAAATAGTAATCTGATACCTTGACATGGTGATTTTGTATATACCTGTTCTGCAGCAATATTGTGTAGTTCCTGCAAATAAACAAAGTGTAATTCATAATCAGTAATATGAAGAAAGTGTACAGTAATTGTATTAAAATTTGCTGCAGGGACATAGACTAGGGTTCCCAACTCAATCTTGGGAATTTTCTAGACATTTGAGAATGGTACAAggagagggtagagtttggggaggggagggagctgccATAATGTTTGCCCTCCGAAGCTGTCATTTCTTCTAGGGCAATTGATCTTTGCAGTTTGgatatgagttgtaattctgggagagttTCAGGCCCTATCTTGAGGTTTGTATCCCTAAAATAAACTGGGGATTAGGCTCAACAGTCTCAAATATAGAAATCCACAATAAATATAGCTGCCTAAGTCAGTGTGGTGTGTTGGCTTGAGTGTTGGGCTAGGACTGAGGGGGTctgggtcagtgttccctctaagctgagttagtgggagctagcgcacagatttttggcctccagccccagagcaaattaatttatgcagtagcttacaactttaatgccagtagctcacaaagcagaatttttgctcacaagaccccatggcttagagggaacattagtctGGATTCATACCTAAATGTGATTGGGTTtgtttggaccagtcacacactctcagtctaacctcctTCAGAGGGccgtgagaataaaatgaaggaggagacAGCCATGTGTGCCACCTGAATCTCTCTTTTTTTAGGCAGGGAAATAGATGAGTAAGAGAAGAGtgtcttgacctggatagcccagggtagcCCAATACCAGAAGTCAAGCAGGGTTGGACCTGCttaatatttggaagggagaccacctaggaacACCAAGATTGTTATGTGGAGGctgacaatagcaaaccacctctaagtgtctcttgccttggcagccctatagggtcgccatgagtcagctgtaacttgaaggcaaaaaagaaaagactGGTGGGAATGCTTAGGGGTGGGGACATTGTGTGTCTGGCATTGCAAGCATGATGggatcacttctggggaaaacccacaGAGTACCTGGCAATTCCTTGAGTGACCATTTTGCTTCTGGGTTTTACctggaaattattattattatttttatttattcgatttatatcccgccctccccaccgaggcgggctcagggcggctcacaacataaaattcaacaatcagcttaataaatagtaaaatacattaaataatttacaaaaattaaaacagtaaaacagagaaACGGTCAATCAGTTTGGTGCTATTCTTACAACCTTCCTTCACAGTTTTTAAATCCCAATCAGttaaatgccagccggaagagaaccatcttacaggccttgcggaactgccctaggttccgcaaggccctcacctcttccagtagctggttccaccatccaggggctgtaattgaaaaggccctatttCTGGTTGacttcaggcgggcctcctttggcccggggattgttagcagattttgagaaccagatctaagcactctctggggaacatacgaggagagatggtccctaaggtaggtaggtcgtAGGCCATATAGATAGGGCtttaaggtaagaaccagcaccttgtaccgaactcggtatattattggcagccagtgcagtccctggagTTCCGGCTGAATatgctcccacctagggagccctaacactAGCcgagcagcagcattctgcactagctgcaacttccaggttcggcacaggggcagccctatgtagagggcattacaatagtccaaccttgaggtgaccgttgcatggatcactgttgccaggtcgccgtgctccaggaaaggagccaactgcctcgcccgcctcagatgaaagaatgcggacttagctgtggctgctatctgggcctccattgtcagggcaggctccagtagtacccccaggctcctgaccctgcgcgcCATTGTCactggcgcaccatcaaaggccggtaggggaatttcccttcctggaccccgccaacccaagcaaaggacctctgtctttgctggatttagtttcagtctactcagcctaagtCATCCAgtcacggcttgcaacgccaggtccagattttctggaacacagtcaggccatccgtccatcagtagatagagctgggtgtcatcggcatattgatgacaacccaacccatacctccgggcaatctgggcaagggaacgcatgtagatgttgaacaacatcggggagagcactgccccctgaggcaccccgcaatcaagcgtgtgtctctgggacagttcacccccaattgccaccctttgtccccgaccatcaaggaaagaggaaagccattgtaaggccaaccccgaatccccgtgtcggcgagacggcaagtcagcaactgatggtcgaccgtatcgaacgctgccgataggtctaacagcatcagtactgccgagccgcctcgatccaggtgccgctgaaagtcatccaccagggcgaccagcactgtctccgtcccatagcctgggcggaagctggactggtggggATTGagaacagaagcatcctccaggaagctctgtaacttcaatgccactgccctctcaataattttaccccaaaagggtaaattcgagaccagccgataatgtgccaattatGTCATTGCAGTCATAATGCTAATGAGTTGTtggatgtgagggcgatctggctgtgacatctgtcaccctATTGATCACCCGGGTGGATTTGGCTGAGTTGTTTTTATCCCACCCCTCCTCTCTTGGAGCAGCAATGAGCAACATGAGTTTAGTAGAGGGAATTTCCTGCCCTGACcagaggcttggcagccctgcaGCAGACTTTGATCAAAATGTTTAAGCTTAAAGGAAGACAAGGGAACAACAGTGATGGCAGTTTGTTGAAGCTTGTAAAATAGAAGTGGTTCTGTAAACAAGTAAGAATATGAGTAAGAGTTtaagaagagcaggatataatacCTCACACCCTTTTTTTCTCTGCCCAAGTCCTCAAGGCAGTCttctgctatttttaaaaaaatggctgtaCCTGAAACATAATAAATCCAAACTCCCCAAAACAGCCAAATGCAGCTCAATTATTAAAAGAGAAGAAGTGAAGCTTTCTATAAGTTTTGAGATGACAGCTCTTTTGTAGATAAAGAGATTTTTTTCCTGATTATTTTGTATTTATCTCCACCCTTTAGAACTGCAATCCTCTGTATAGCATAGCTTGTTGTTTAGACTTGAGTGCAGGAGAAACAGTTCAGTAATGTAGGCTATTAAACTAAATATATCCACTTTCGAATTTTTCCTTAGTGTATTACTTGATAGAGTGTGAACTCTTTCTTGGATAGTGTTCTTGAAATGGTTATTTTATATGTTACAATATATGCATGGAGATTATTTTCTATGTCAGAATATGTATATATTAGGTAGTATATGAAGAATTGCGGAATTATTCTATTGAGTTGACACATACCATCGTATAGCCATAGCATAAAACATTTTTGCAAAATCCTGCATAAAGAACAAAATACTCTTTTTCTCCTGATACTTTTTCCAGTGCAGAAATAATGAAACAGACTTCCCGCACTAAAATACTGAAAAGTGTTGATAAACTTTGCATGTAGTTATGTGTGATTAACACATGTATGTATATGCATGTGGCAGGAAATGCAGGCTTCTTGTCACATGCAGTCATGACAAAGTAGGCATGTGTGGCTTGGTgtttctgccatgaaaacgtcttAGAGTAGAAAATGGATTAGCCAGCAGAATGGAACTGGCTTCAAGATGAGGGGTGGACAGATATAAAAGTTGAAAATTATATCTTATTGTACTACATCTTGCGATGTTTTCAAAATGGCATCTTCTGCATCAAGTATGAATCACGAGTATGACTTACTATCTGCATTTCAGTAACTGGATTCAATTGAAAATTTCATAGCTGATGAAGCAAAAGGGGGTAACAGAAGCCAGTTACTGTGTAAGGAATGCAACTCAGGAACTGATTTCCAAGAGAGTCTTGAAATATTCTTTCTCACAGCCAAACTAGATGAGATTTTCCCTTGCTTTCTAAGTTGGATCAGGGTCCCTCCAACCATCCCATCAGTCAAATGTCAGCTTCTGGGAACTAATTTCTAAAGTGGCTCTAATTTAGATTAGGAACACATTGCAGCATCTTCAGCTTTTAACTCATACAATTTTCCTGAACCAAAATAATCCTGGAATTGCTAGTTGCCCTGGGGAGCTACATTACACATGTAGTTTGGTGCTCAGCTGTATGACATGGTAGGATTCCTTAACAAAATGATTGGGTTCGCTAGTCCCCGGATTTCTGGGAAAAGATTACTATTCTGTAACTGAGATGTTTAGAGTCTAGTAAAAATAATCTGTTCCAGCAGAATTTTCAAAACAGCCTTTATAGAAAATCTGGCATTTGGTTTGCATAAGACAGCAATCAATTGAAATGAATGAGAAGAATGAGTGAGCAGGTTAGTCATGTCATTTCCTTGGAACAACTGCATTTAAACAATATAGAATGAAATACAATCAACAAAACCCTTTTGAAATTAAAATGTGTTTTAATTTGGCAACATTGTTGTGCAAATATCTGAGACTGCAAACAAACCCATCTCACAGACATCACTATGTAGATACTCCAGTGTCTAGTGCAACACTTACATTTTCCTGAATTGTACTTCTAGATTTTTGCATTTTAACACAGAAGGCTTTTTCTATGAATTGTCTGCACAATAAGATGTATATTAGGGGATCCATACAGATATTTGTAGCTGCCAGCCAGAGAGTACCTTCTTTAGCAATGAATAATTGGTTCTGTATGCTGCAGTCATGGGTTTTGCCTGTTTGGCTAAGGGTGTAGGGTACTCGGGCAAAATGAAAAGGGGCAAAGCAGATGAAGAAAACAGCTATAATTATAAACACTTTACCCTTGGCTCTTTGTTTAATTTTGCACTCTGTTGTTTGAGTTTTCCTGTAAGAGCTGCATATCTTTTTAGCAATGATGACATAAAATAGGAGAATTAAGATCAGCACAATCCAGAAGACAACTTGGCATATATAGTTAACAGCTTCATGCCACTTCAGTCCTAGATGGCTCTTCAACAAAGCACACTTCTTTACAGAGAGGGGTGTAGCTTTGCGGTTTGACAAAATCATATTGGGCAAGGAGAGGCCAAAAAAGAACAACCATACAAACCCTGAAAGAATTTTTGCTGAAGTGGCAGTTCTCAACCAGATCTTCCCAAATGGCCGAACGATCTTGAGAAACCTGTCCAGTGATATAAGTCCAAGGAGTGCTATGCTGATGTACATGGTGTCATAAAATACTACTGCTGAAAAACGACAGACAAAAGCTTTGAGTTGCCACAGTCCCAGTTCTGAATCGGCCAGGATCTTTAGAGGCAGCATAAGTGTCATTATGAAGTCTGAAAACAAGATGTTCCGAAGGTACACAATGAAACTTGATGTGGCTGGAATCTGGAAAAAAGCCAGTACAGCCAAACTATTAAGTAGAAATCCAGCAAGGAAAAGAATGGTGTACAGGACTGGAAAGACCACTTGAGAAATTCTGGTGTCTCTTTGGCACTGTCCAGAGAAAGATGTTGTCTCATTGGAGATGTTGATACTTCCATTCATGGTCTAAAACAGAAAATGAGGAAGAAATATTTTGTAATATcagtcttttttatatatatataaaaaaattgctGTTATGCAGACACTGAGGGCAGGATTCAGACTACATTTCCTAATTGTCAAACAGAACTTCCTCCCTCTGTCTTTCACTGCTGCTTACTGATCTTCCTGTAATGCTGCTCTAGGGATAGGGATCCAGAAGAACAACATGGTGGGGTCTGCAGTGGAAAGAAGAAAGCCAATTTAGTCTGGGTCTGACTCTGAATAAGCAAGGAAATGCCTTTTTGCTGAATCAGacaatatttaaaatattgaatTTCTTTATGCTTAGAttttgaaagcaaaacaaatggaaagcAAAGCAAATGTTTCATTACTATGATAATATTTGCTTAGTAATTGTCTTTGCATGTGATGTGGAAGTGTGTGATCCTCTTTCTGATCCTCTTTGAGATCTTGCGCAAAGGAGAATGTGTAATGACTGCCCACTGCAAGTTGAGTGACATGTAGTCAAAGAAGAAACACATGCTTCTCACCATAAGCACATGCTTTCTCCAATACTAAGGTTCATAGACACACTGAATGAATATGCACATTCCCTTTTCCAGCTACTCTCCTATACAAACCTGTTCAAAGTCTACCCTATTTATTATTTGTTGAGCACTTTTTGACCCTCCCTTTTTAGGAGCCTGTGGTGGCATATGTCATTTCCCCCTCACAACAGGAGCCCTGTGAGGGAGATTAAGCTGAGTGACTGGTGcagagtcacccagcaagtttcatgaCGAGGCAGGGATTGGAACCAGagcctcccagattctagtccagcactctagccACTATACTGTGCTGACTGTCAGACAAAGGGGAGAAAGCTTTAATTAGGTTACTTTAGTATTAGGCCTTTTGAGAACAGAATGAACATTTATAAGGAAATGTCTGGAACAAAAtggactgctttttttttttttttaaacaaaacgcAGTGATTTGGGAATGGTGAATTTGAAATAGCTGTCTGGAACCAGTCATGGAGATCAGTGAAGTGGGAAAGGAGCATTTCATGGAAATACTAAAACTTCCTTATCCTGCTGCCATTTCTCTGTTCCAGATTACCCTTGCCAAAGAGGCTTTTCTCTAACAAAAGTACCCACAGAGTGCATAGGATGGGAATGGCTGCTATAATTAGTTTACACTTATCAGTGTGTAACTGAAAAAGTTTCAGTTACACACTGTGCGTAGTTCTCTTGGCAATAAGGACATTAGAGATGTGAGCTTTTCAGATGTCAAATCTGCTGAATCAGCATCCCTGACACCCATTAGTCATTTAGGTAATGTGTCAATCTCCATGATGATCCTTTCTTGTTCAAAAAGTAAGTCAGGCAATTAGCAGGGGCACCATAGGTGACCCAGTTTTATATTACATTATACATTGCTTTTGAAATGTTACTGACTATACTGCATGCAATGTTTGGAAATGTGGGAGGGCTGGTATTGAGAAGAAAATAAAGACAAGTTGTGCTACACTAGTGGAATACATTACACACTTCTTCAAACAGCTACCATCATACTTAGAAAACATTTCAGCAGACACTTGGTATATCTAATTTAGCAAATCAGTAATTAATTATTAGCAAAAATCTGTAAAAAGTAGTGTTTCTCTTGAAGTCTTACATGTTATATTTTGTTTTACCGTATTGTACTTCATTGTGCTAAATATAGTGCAGTACATTCTCCTAAAAATATTGTGGTACATAGCTTAATCTGTACTTTATACAAGGCTTATTAAAATTGACTTCATAGATAAACAGCACAATACTCAGTAATTCTGTGAATCAGACATTTCTTTGGCTAACTTTGATAAGGATGAATTGGAAGACAAACACTGGAATAAAATAACTTACTTCTCTTGGTAGGAATAGTTGTCTTTTCCTTCAGTGCTGGGCAATCTCTTGCAAGCGTGTTAACAACAGCAGCAAAAGTGAAATGTACTTTCAGAAACAAGCTTACAGCATTTTGTTCTTGCTGTTCCTCATTTTTTTCAGCACTCAGTCTCCCCCACCTATTGCAAGTTGTAAGGAAAGTATTCAAAAATCAGATGGTTGAACTCAATTTTGTTGTTTCTCAACAATAAAAATGCTCATGCATTGGGGTGAAAAAAAATGTACTGATGGTTTCAGTAATCATGGGAATCAAGAAAAAAATGCTGTGGAAAACTGGCTGACCTCATGGGcaagaaaaatagaaactgagAAATTGCTTACTGCAATAGTACACAttgttcagttttttaaaaagatgcaaaTACTTGTATTTATCCAACatggttttttttatttcataTATTGCACCATTTGAATTTTGTTTATTGGTAACTTTCTAAACGCTAGACTGTTTACCATTATATTGTGTTAATGCATGCATATACCATGGGGAGCATCCATATACCACCTAGAGTGTATTTGTAAATAGGAGAGGAGGAGTATAAAGAATGAAATTcttcagcatctgcttggttagtgAAGAAAGGAGTTTTAAGGGAGTTTGCTTAAAATATTGTCACAAGTAGAAGATATATATTTAAGAAACCTATATCTTATAGCCGAATCCAAACTATGTTACTCAGAATCAGTTCCACTGGTTTCAGTGAGCCATACTTAGATGTATGCATTGGACTGCAGCCTTAGTTTAGTAGACCAACTGAGGCATTTAAACTGTTTTCCCAGTTCATCTTTTTCCATAGGCACAAACTGTGATAGTTTGATGACAGGTGGAATCACTTCCCcggacggagagttccaacaatatgctgtggctagtagccactgatggacttctgctccatatgcttatccaatcccctcttaaagctgtttatgcctgtagccgccgcctcctgtggcagtgaatatttTTAGAATATTTCTAATATTCTTTTCATAGCATCTTCATTTTTTACAGTGAAAATTCTGTTGTCACAGTATATAAAAAATAGATACTTATTTTATGTTCTTCTCTGTTTTTCATGGCTGATCTAACCTTGATGGAAACAcatactgtggctcagtggcagagcctctgctctgcatgcaaaaggtcctagGTCCAATCTGCAgcttctccatttaaaaggaccaggtggtaggtgatgtgaaagacctctgcctgagatgctggagaCACACAGCCAGTCAATGACCAttatagaccaatggtctgaatcagtataaggcagtgtaTCCCACTGTATCTCCATGTAAAGTAGAAATGTTATGTGATTACTTTTTACCTAGAGCGACAAAATCACTCAACAAAATTCCCCCTTAGAGTTGCATTATTTATAAGGACTCCATACAATGACCACACAAGGATCACAGATTATTTCCCGCCCTGCAACAATCCCTTCCAAACCCAGGGCAGCTAATTCCCTGAGTCATGAGACCCAGTGGAGCAGCTGCCAGGAGGGCTGTTGTGGAAAAAGTAAAGGAGTCAAAACCACCCTCTCTTCTCTCTCCAGTCAGGAGTATCCCTCTTTCCTCTCCTCACTGCAGCCTCTGAGTCTGCATAGGTATTACTCCCACAACCCTCAGAATAACTTTGAGGAAGAAAGGGAACTgtgagaggaggagaaagggggcagATCCACAGTCATCAGTATTTTCTATTTACTAAAGGacctctggatccaacccaacattctgtttttatttctttggtCAGAGGAAATTATTCTTGTGGTATGTTTTCAATGAAGCATATAAATAGAGATTGGAATATCTGCCTTCAGGGCAAGAGTTGTGATTCAGAGGAAGAGCCACTGCTTTGCAGCCATAAaggtccaggttcagtccctggcatcttcagttaaaggacCAAGcaagtagatgatgtgaaagacctactcctgagaccctgcagagctgatTAAATAATACTTACCTTAATGGACCAGAGGCCTGATTTgggataaggcagtttcatgtgtgttcatatgtACCTTGAGTCCCATGTGAGTAAGAGGCTGGCTGTAAGGGCTGTGAGTTAAATAAATTCAAGCAGAATGTTGGTCTAGGAAACTGGCACTCTGCAAAATTCTGCCCACTGCCTAACAGTATGAGTAATTGTTCTTAGAAAAAAGGGAACTGAAAATAGCTAGAAGTGTGAATTAAAATTTGGTCACGAATAGATCATTGACATTTAAACATTATTAAACTTCAAAAGGTAATTTTATTCCATACTTTGCATATACTATTATAGCAAAATTTTAATTTGATATTTACAAGCATTTTTCCTGTTGGCTATGTGTATATTTTTCTTAAACTTGTTTTTCTTTCAAACCACTTGTGGGCATGCTGTTTCCTCTGCCCTACTCCTCTTTCAGCTTTATTTTACTATAACACTGCAAATGTAGTTGTTCCTGTTTCATACAGGATAATTTAGGCTTGATTTAGAATAAACAGTTTGGTCTAGTTATGCGTTCATAATATTGTTATAATTGCGTCCTCATCTTCATCTAGGGATATGTTAATGTGATTTTTCCTTTCATGAATAAAACACATAGCCAGTTTTGGCAACTCGATAACTGCTGCAGACTGAGATTTCTGACGCATGGCTATATTAACACAGCCTTTCAAAGGATAGTTCCTCTCAGGAACTTTTACCAGTCACATTAAACACTCAGTGGTGGGAAGTGTGATcaggttgcagctgatttatagcagccccgtagggttttcaaggcaaaagatgaacagaggtggtttgtcattgcttgcctctgtgaaGCAACTttggagttccttggtggtctcccatccaagtagggctgatcctgcttagctatAATatcagctagcctgggccatccaggcaagAGCCATTAAACACTTAGTTGTGTCCATGTAGCCTATCTAGAAGTGTGTTagtctatttttttttaagttctgcCACCTACTCTCCTTGATTATAAACTCCATTTGTAAAACACGGTGGATGCTCGTAGCTGTGAATCCCAGACCAAGTAGTGCTAGCAATGTTTTTCTCTAACATTTCTTATCAAGGGTGTctcaaaattgggggggggggacttaattTGGCATCTCTTCAGATAGGTTGCACTGATGGAGAACTGTCTTATGCACATGCACATTAAGTACTTGAAAGGATGTCTCAGGAAAAGAGAATATTAGGATTTTGAAATTTTGAATTGTATTTCTTTACAAAGGAAATGTCCTCCTCCTGCAGGGTCTGAAATCTTGACCCTcccccgagccagtttggtgtagtggttaagtgtgcggactcttatctgagagaaccaggtttgattccc encodes the following:
- the P2RY13 gene encoding P2Y purinoceptor 13, yielding MNGSINISNETTSFSGQCQRDTRISQVVFPVLYTILFLAGFLLNSLAVLAFFQIPATSSFIVYLRNILFSDFIMTLMLPLKILADSELGLWQLKAFVCRFSAVVFYDTMYISIALLGLISLDRFLKIVRPFGKIWLRTATSAKILSGFVWLFFFGLSLPNMILSNRKATPLSVKKCALLKSHLGLKWHEAVNYICQVVFWIVLILILLFYVIIAKKICSSYRKTQTTECKIKQRAKGKVFIIIAVFFICFAPFHFARVPYTLSQTGKTHDCSIQNQLFIAKEGTLWLAATNICMDPLIYILLCRQFIEKAFCVKMQKSRSTIQENVSVALDTGVST